Proteins encoded together in one Lentimicrobiaceae bacterium window:
- a CDS encoding lysylphosphatidylglycerol synthase domain-containing protein — protein sequence MKLSTKIKKTISFVIKVIITALAVWFVLKRLFSIPADEYYNLYLSIIGSNTKLLYVFILIVLLFANILAESIKWKYIVSETEIISLKNSIISVLGGITFGVATPNRIGEMFGKVFILKKTKASQGILLSAVGGISQLLVTFVVGILAFAIFSFKYLLPTVSQNPKYVGLTYIALFGLLVFCLGFVLFYFNFGIVSRLLKKFSSKINDIAQVIYGIQRRKLLNIFLLSLLKYLIFWFQYYLCFCIVGFGAYGGVLLIVIPLIYLGLALIPVFTIADFGVRGSLAVVLLGIVMGFGFNAPESISSPALIASTLIWFVNIAIPSLVGIFAVYKYKIL from the coding sequence TTGAAATTATCTACCAAAATAAAGAAAACCATAAGTTTTGTTATTAAAGTTATCATAACAGCTTTGGCTGTTTGGTTTGTACTGAAACGTCTTTTTTCCATTCCGGCAGACGAGTATTACAATTTGTATTTATCAATAATTGGCAGCAATACTAAGTTGTTGTACGTCTTTATTCTGATAGTTTTGTTGTTTGCCAATATATTGGCAGAAAGCATCAAGTGGAAGTACATTGTTTCCGAAACCGAAATAATTTCACTAAAAAATTCGATAATATCGGTGTTGGGTGGAATTACATTTGGAGTTGCTACTCCCAATAGGATTGGCGAAATGTTTGGTAAGGTTTTTATTTTAAAGAAAACAAAAGCATCGCAGGGAATTTTGTTGTCGGCGGTTGGTGGTATAAGTCAGCTTTTGGTTACGTTTGTAGTAGGTATTTTGGCATTTGCAATTTTTTCGTTCAAATATTTGCTTCCGACTGTTAGTCAAAACCCGAAATATGTAGGTTTGACTTATATTGCTCTGTTTGGTTTACTTGTATTTTGCTTAGGATTTGTCTTGTTCTATTTCAATTTTGGGATTGTGAGCAGACTTTTGAAAAAGTTTTCGTCAAAAATAAACGACATAGCACAAGTAATATACGGCATACAAAGGCGTAAACTACTTAATATTTTTTTGTTGAGTTTACTCAAGTATTTAATCTTTTGGTTTCAGTACTATTTGTGCTTTTGTATAGTAGGTTTCGGTGCATACGGAGGTGTTTTACTTATAGTTATTCCCTTGATATACTTAGGATTGGCATTAATTCCGGTATTTACCATTGCCGATTTTGGAGTAAGAGGCTCGTTGGCTGTTGTGCTGTTGGGTATTGTTATGGGATTTGGCTTCAACGCACCCGAAAGTATTAGTTCGCCGGCATTGATAGCTTCAACATTAATTTGGTTTGTAAATATTGCCATTCCGTCGTTGGTTGGTATCTTTGCAGTTTATAAATATAAAATACTATGA
- a CDS encoding glycosyltransferase, with product MILVKIIFVVLIVYAVAACVLLYGWNKTPNFKTSDTNVAKTAKLSVIVAMRNESKNALKLVECLNNQELDKNLFEVILVDDNSDDGTQSEVEKAKSIYNALDIKVVDLSLHQKEGKKNAIATGIGISNGELIVTTDADCYLPSTWLNTIHDYYIKHKPEMIMAPVSFSSNTNLFGKVQAIEFMSLMFVTCSTANIHYPVLANGANIAYTRSLYDKCKGFSSNMKYASGDDMFMMMNARKQLGKQAIRFLKSDKTIVETQAETNFNKFVNQRIRWISKGGGFNAKYVSIAGVSYYFVNLMFFISIFLPFFIKGTIISVVLFWLAKLLIDLIMLYQYASFEKRLNLLAVLPIAELYNVTYLSIIALLANVRGYVWKGRKIKK from the coding sequence ATGATATTAGTAAAAATCATATTTGTTGTATTGATTGTGTATGCGGTGGCTGCGTGTGTTTTGCTTTACGGCTGGAATAAAACGCCTAATTTTAAGACTAGCGACACCAATGTTGCCAAGACTGCCAAACTTAGCGTTATTGTTGCTATGCGTAACGAAAGCAAAAATGCTTTAAAGTTGGTAGAATGCCTCAATAATCAGGAATTGGATAAAAATTTATTTGAAGTTATTTTAGTTGATGATAATTCTGATGACGGCACTCAGAGCGAGGTAGAGAAGGCAAAATCTATTTACAATGCATTAGATATTAAAGTTGTGGATTTAAGTCTGCACCAAAAGGAAGGTAAGAAAAACGCAATCGCTACAGGTATTGGTATTAGCAATGGCGAGCTTATCGTAACAACCGATGCCGACTGTTATTTGCCAAGCACTTGGCTTAATACCATTCACGATTATTACATAAAACATAAGCCTGAAATGATAATGGCTCCAGTAAGTTTTAGCAGCAATACCAATTTGTTTGGCAAGGTGCAGGCAATTGAGTTTATGAGTCTAATGTTCGTAACGTGCAGCACAGCAAATATACATTATCCGGTTTTAGCCAACGGAGCCAACATAGCTTATACACGCAGTTTGTACGACAAATGCAAGGGTTTTAGTTCAAATATGAAATATGCATCCGGCGACGATATGTTTATGATGATGAATGCCCGTAAGCAGCTTGGCAAACAGGCTATACGATTTTTAAAATCGGATAAAACCATAGTTGAAACCCAAGCCGAAACCAATTTCAATAAGTTTGTAAATCAGCGTATTAGGTGGATTTCAAAAGGTGGCGGTTTTAATGCCAAATATGTATCAATTGCAGGAGTATCGTACTATTTCGTGAATTTGATGTTTTTCATTTCAATATTCTTACCGTTTTTTATCAAAGGTACAATAATAAGTGTTGTATTGTTTTGGTTAGCAAAACTGTTAATCGACTTAATTATGCTGTACCAATATGCATCTTTTGAAAAAAGATTAAATTTGCTTGCAGTATTACCAATTGCCGAATTGTACAACGTTACGTATCTTTCTATCATCGCATTATTGGCAAATGTTAGAGGTTACGTTTGGAAAGGTCGTAAAATTAAAAAGTAA
- a CDS encoding SDR family NAD(P)-dependent oxidoreductase codes for MTEIGNLHKNPIIITGANGGLGREVTDFCLRNNKSVIMACRNVNKAERIKQDFIQKYKLSSSEIAVLPLDLSSFDTIINFVDTIKRNNIKPVALVNNAGTIERKYKQNENGFELTLATNYLGPYLLTRLLLPEMPKFSSIVNTESLTGYNTKISSDLFSISADNYSQLGAYSRSKVALMYFTASLSVKTKGNYYVNAADPGIVDTGIITLHRWFDPLANILFRPLIRKPKKGAIPICKAFSAEQTGFIYKLRHSKPLPSKFFNDSIAEWLWNKTEEELSYFKSLS; via the coding sequence ATGACTGAAATCGGCAATTTGCATAAAAATCCTATAATTATTACCGGAGCCAACGGCGGTTTGGGACGGGAGGTAACTGATTTTTGCTTAAGAAACAACAAGTCGGTAATAATGGCTTGTCGCAACGTCAATAAAGCCGAGCGTATAAAGCAAGATTTCATTCAAAAGTATAAATTAAGTTCGTCTGAAATTGCTGTTCTTCCCTTAGATTTGTCTTCATTTGATACTATAATAAATTTCGTTGATACCATTAAACGAAACAATATAAAACCTGTGGCACTTGTTAACAATGCAGGCACTATAGAGCGTAAGTACAAGCAAAACGAAAACGGTTTTGAACTCACGTTGGCTACTAATTATTTAGGTCCGTATTTGCTGACACGATTGCTTCTTCCCGAAATGCCAAAGTTTTCGAGTATTGTGAATACTGAATCATTGACAGGATATAACACTAAAATATCTTCGGATTTATTTTCTATATCGGCAGATAATTACAGTCAGTTGGGAGCATATTCTCGTTCAAAAGTTGCGCTGATGTACTTTACAGCAAGTTTGTCGGTTAAAACCAAAGGTAATTATTACGTAAATGCCGCCGACCCGGGAATAGTCGATACCGGAATAATAACACTTCATCGCTGGTTCGACCCGCTTGCCAATATTTTGTTTCGTCCGCTTATCAGAAAACCCAAAAAAGGAGCTATTCCTATTTGCAAAGCATTTTCTGCCGAGCAAACCGGATTTATATACAAGTTAAGGCACAGCAAACCCTTACCAAGCAAGTTTTTCAACGACAGTATTGCCGAATGGTTGTGGAATAAAACCGAAGAAGAATTATCTTACTTCAAAAGTTTAAGCTGA